The DNA region CACCGCAAAGAGCCCAAAGTTTGTATCCGAATCTGATTGGTTTTCCATGCATAAATTGTTTCCGGGAATGGAGTCCATAATACTTGACCATCATTTCATCCACGGCAATACATTCTTCGAATAAACCAAATTGCATAAATGAGTTTTGAAAGCTTAGAAATGAGGTTTCTTACCTTGAATCCTTCGTCATGTTTATTCTCATTAGCATAGGCATTATCACAGAAATGGAGGAAACTTTTTACTCTGTGATAAGAATTCCTCGACATATCTGCGTTGACAATAGGTACACCAAGATCTTCGTCATTTGACCAAAAAGGTCTCTCTGAAGGTAATTTATGATAACCGGACAgaagtaaaataccaaaaaaagacTTGATCTCTTTAACACTTACGATGacgttacctttatttttggTAACAGTAGCATAACGGACACTTTCTTTGATGATATGATCGTATATATCTGGGGACATGATAGTTTCAAATATTTCTTGctcatattttcctcattttcttcaaattgttTTCATACGTCTTTTCTCTTGGTTTGTTCTTGCTGTACTCTGGAACTTTATACTTCCAGGATGGTTCAGAATCACAGAgttttgtcttctttgttttagATTTCCTCATAACTTTGTCACCACAATGAGTCATGTCAGAAGATGACGAACCTGTTGAGGCTGCCTTGGAATCATTGTTTAGGCATGACTCTTCCTCTGGCTTCCCGGAGCTGCAAGAAAGTTTTGGTGGAATCTTACTATCAATGTGTAACTCCAAAGTCCCTGGGACATCTTGGACAGTTGCTTCACCTGTAGTATCATCAAAtgcttcatcctcatcctcatcagtTAATTCATCAACATCAGGAGGAATAATCACAATATCTGCACTTTCAATTTGTTCTTCATCATGTTCAAAAAGTTCTTGTAATATCTCATCTACACTGAGTCCggatttcctttccctttccatctagaaataaaaaagaaaattcaggtTAGATACTttacaatatgataaataaacgatatcatgtatgtatgttatatatatataggcatctgtatgtatgattgtatatatgtatgtttacagtaTCGATAAAGAGAACCTAatatgatacagaaaaaaaaattcagcatacTGAATGACAAGATTTATAAAGAAACACATCAACTCTGAGAAAATCTGATATTTCTTACCTTACTTGGTTTCCAATATCTCTTGAGAGATGTGGTTTCGTTGAAGTTCGTGAGGAAACTGATATCTTTTTACTTCAAACTTCATCTGTGTATCAAGGGAAACTGCTCTCGCACGATGAAACATAATTATTCAAGAACTGGCTGGTTTGCAACTTTTCCTCTTCTACAGGATcaagcagttcctcgttgggcgagcgggttccgttctcagctacaaCTCTGTTGgcagcgagttcgaatctccgaccggccaatgaagaataagaggaatttatttctggtgatagatattcatttctcgctataatgcgatTCCATAATGTAGGCAACCAAttggtctaatccttcgggccagccctaggagagcttcagtggtctggttaaactaaggtatacttttaaggATCAAGCAGGTTCCGACATGATCTTGTAAGACGGGACTTTGagcatactggctgggtgttgactggtttttGACGTCTGTTGTTGTTTTACGCTCACACGACAGCCTGTAAAAACTCAAGTCTGAGTGATATAACAGACgaaacaaaacagaggtaaagATCGAgactgtgtttgtcggcagacaaacagatggcgatattgagagatataataaacgtacagtgatgaaTCACATATCAATGGGAAGGccagaaattctacatatggccaattacATGAGGTTCGAGACAGATTAATAagacaatgcagtagcataatgtaTGTGAAGTGAGAGACGAAATACACACAGTTTGATGTAAAGATCTAAGGATTGGAACATTGAGTACATGggtaatggaggaggaggaggagagtcggAGGAGTCCTTCAAAAGGATAACCCTCGAATTAACCTCACTGAAGTTTAGATCGATATGATGCCACAAACTTAAAGATTGTCCACACCTCTTTTGATTATAAAACTCAATTATGTTTGGTTTCTTATCTTCTTTTCACTGCATGTTACCGAGTCCTTTCCTTTCCTGGGGCAATATGAAATGAGTACATTTTCCTCATAGTATCCTTCAAGTGTGGAATAAATCATGCGATCTCTAGGATTCACAAAACTATTCCTACAATAGTTTGACTACTTAGCTGTCTAGCCAAGGACAAACTGCAGAAGAAATTATCACATGttatatttcttcctttcaaGCCTTCAGTTACCTGTAGTGCTACACGTCATCCTTTGCTCCTGTTCGGCTGCTTCACCATGCTTGCGACCTAGCATTCCAGAGATAACTTGTTTCAGAGTCACAAGCAGCCCATACTTTTATCCCATACCTGTCTGGCTTAGATGGTAAACTGACGATTACAAATAACGGATGCTCATACCATGACTACTGCTGCTCCTGCTAGGAAAAACTTAATTGCTACTATAGCCCACtactttaatttatgtttttgtacTAGCACTAAAATCtccctatattattattactactgaatattaatttattttgtagaagactttttctattttccttattgcgaacttctcttcagtggaggtgcgtgctaacagctcccctatatttgtcatttcatgggcgaaaagtcaaaatctggattctgcttctttatatattctatacagttagttctatacaactgttgccgcgacgtttcgacagactcttctgtcattctccagcgggagctagtagaggactggcagattgcataggtccttctgaacttttacacgggcttcagcaggggtcatggacggcgaattctgattggttgcagtcggcgaacttcagtattaaatttctttgatcctgacagatcttcgcgacctgggaatgtcattcattccagcgttcccattggcctgccgttgcgtgatgtcatgccggctgacatcatcggtagtttggctgctattgggctgaggatgaatgatgtcattatctactctttctatcgtagtcggggattgtctcgaagggcgcctcgctcatcagcatctccattctcagggttgtcgtttatCTACAGGCTACCTGCAATCaattatatatagcctaaaaTGCCTTTACTCAATATGTAATAAcgtctaaaaatattaatatcaagcAAATTTCAAACATCTGTGGTCTGTACATTAAACTATTTCTATGTAGGTCAAGAATCGTATTTAGACGTTAACCTGAACATGAAGCGTCCACACTTTTGACGTCTGTTACGCTCACACAACACTATATCAAGTCTGAGTGATATAACAGTATCGTAGTCGAGACTTACGATCGGTATAACGAAATTACAACGAAAATAAGGGACGAAATAACACGGCTATGATGGAAGGGGTCTAaggattaaggcgtcgatgtcgtcctTAGACcgctcatgaagaagatgacccaagaaaggcgacctccagatccgtcgccaaacgggagctaatgaggccaaaaaccactagggaattgatcattctcctccttcttaggaaactgtcaccttcataccatcggaggctTAAGGCcatacctttatgtttttgtatatataccccctctgtccatattctaccagtgaacaggggcagagaagcaagtgcccgaaatatatggtttcaacgttcaaatagtgttttatgggccttcttatattcatattacactgtagtattacaggaaaagacattcatatatatatatatatatatatatatatatatatatatatatatatatatatatatatatatattatatacatatatatatatatatatatatatatatatatatatatatatatatatatatagatagatagaagatagatagatatgaaattGACATTAATGAACATTTGACGTTAATGAACATGAGTCCAGCTGCCGGCAAAGTTCACGCCCTTAGGGACTATAAAAACACGCAGGCGGAAGTTGGTAGGtaacccccgcccccgcccgTCCCCTCCATCTCATCAGACTTCAGTGGCTCATCCAGGCGCGTAAATGTAAAATCCTCACTGCCAAATGCTAACAATAGAGATGGTTGGCCCAAATGCTTCCTTACTTTACGGTAAATATCTGGTTATTTTAAACTGTATTCGTTTCCAGTGTCTTGTTTTCGCGTCTATAACGAATTTCCGTTACGCTTTCCCCTGAAATAACGTCGTACTTAACGAATTTGTTAAACAACTGACTCGTTTTTCGTAAGTTAATCACCTGACTTGGCCACCCTCTTCCATCACAGCCGTGTTATTTCGTCCCTTATTTTCGTTGTAATTTCGTTATACCGATCGTAAGTCTCGACTACGATACTGTTACATCACTCAGACTTGATTTAGTGTCGTGTAAGCGTAACAGACGTCAAAAGTGTCGGTAACGCTTGAAGTAAAGTGTCAGGTACTTGTAGTAGAGTCAGGCAGACTATCTCCTTGGGGCACTCCCTTACGATGCCTCTTGACCTACATAGAACCTATAGTTTAATGTATTGCTTACAGACCACTGATGTCCTTGAAACTTgcttgatattaatatttttagacgTTATTACATGGGTAATTGAGTAAAGGCATTTTAAAAGCTTGGAAACAGGCTAGTAGCCTGTAGTTTAATTGATTGCAGGTAGCCTGTAGATAAAGGGATTATATTATGAATTTGAATAGTAAACTACTAGGATGTTCTGCAGTTTTAACTGACAAATAAATGCTAGTTTGTCTTGCCAGTCTTGTGCAGCCTAGacaaaaatgaatgttatttatacTGCAAGTCTTGTATAGGACTGATATACAAGCTAGGCTAACTCAAGGTAAACATTTTAATTACGTTTGAACCTGTAGTTTTGAAGTTAGAGAAGTCATACCAAGGTATTTGTTGTGTGAATTGAAGAATGTTTTCCAAT from Macrobrachium rosenbergii isolate ZJJX-2024 chromosome 45, ASM4041242v1, whole genome shotgun sequence includes:
- the LOC136829680 gene encoding uncharacterized protein, whose translation is MFSFVSSLLMERERKSGLSVDEILQELFEHDEEQIESADIVIIPPDVDELTDEDEDEAFDDTTGEATVQDVPGTLELHIDSKIPPKLSCSSGKPEEESCLNNDSKAASTGSSSSDMTHCGDKVMRKSKTKKTKLCDSEPSWKYKVPEYSKNKPREKTYENNLKKMRKI